The proteins below are encoded in one region of Arenibacter algicola:
- a CDS encoding DUF1338 domain-containing protein, whose amino-acid sequence METKSNKDLDTILNALFIPYMERVPDVQKISKAMISHGIIKDESEIVNDHIAFRTLGIPHLGIASFEKIFLHYGYQKRDYYYFEGKKLDAYWYAPPADNYPRIFMSELRVSELSEEAQKIIKKYTQHIAKDPVDDIDLNDPKEVGKFFYKPLWEMPSLADYNTLADESEYAAWVIYNRYYLNHYTISVHDLPEAYNSIEKFNAFLESFDIKLNTSGGKIKTSKDGLLKQSSTIAKMVDAEFMNGEKAEIPGSYVEFAERLPLPAYHDGKTINFSRIQRRDGFESANADKIFESTYREQTNNV is encoded by the coding sequence ATGGAAACCAAAAGCAATAAAGACTTGGATACAATTTTGAATGCCCTGTTTATTCCATATATGGAACGAGTTCCAGATGTCCAGAAAATAAGTAAGGCCATGATTTCCCATGGCATTATTAAAGATGAAAGTGAGATAGTAAACGATCATATCGCTTTTCGGACCCTTGGTATTCCCCATTTGGGAATAGCTTCTTTCGAAAAAATATTCTTGCATTACGGATACCAAAAAAGGGACTATTATTATTTTGAAGGAAAGAAATTGGATGCCTACTGGTATGCTCCACCTGCAGACAATTATCCACGAATTTTTATGAGTGAACTTAGGGTTTCCGAACTTTCAGAGGAAGCTCAGAAAATAATTAAAAAGTATACCCAGCATATTGCTAAAGACCCAGTGGATGATATTGACCTGAACGACCCCAAAGAAGTTGGCAAGTTTTTTTATAAGCCATTATGGGAAATGCCCAGTTTGGCAGATTATAACACCCTTGCAGATGAAAGTGAATATGCCGCCTGGGTAATCTATAATAGGTATTATCTGAATCATTATACCATAAGCGTCCATGATCTTCCAGAAGCTTATAACTCCATAGAAAAATTCAACGCTTTTTTGGAGTCCTTTGATATAAAATTGAATACCTCTGGGGGCAAGATAAAAACAAGTAAAGACGGACTATTAAAACAGAGCAGCACTATCGCCAAAATGGTGGATGCAGAATTTATGAACGGTGAGAAAGCCGAAATACCAGGAAGCTATGTGGAATTTGCGGAACGCCTTCCTTTACCGGCATATCATGATGGTAAGACAATAAACTTTTCTAGAATACAAAGGCGGGATGGATTTGAATCGGCCAACGCCGACAAAATATTTGAAAGTACTTATAGAGAACAGACTAACAATGTGTAA
- a CDS encoding LysR family transcriptional regulator has translation MISITNQIELRSLRYFLVLAEILHYRKAAEILYISQSALSQQIKQLEGILGVSLFDRTNRKVALSRPGQLLVREVQLVLKQLDDSMERWQLSQEGVMGQLKIGFVGSAMQMYLPTIIKRFGNTHPKINFYLEELTNTEQIKALEQEQLDIGFMRSNRVSSELMIKSVYQENFTLVLPEDHAITKDNFQNMGQLSEESFILFPNENSPMYFQQIQNLCTDYGFSPRISHKSIHGPTIFKLVENGMGISIVPNSLRDEHNYRIRYLELDQVPYKTELFAAWKKNNTNPSLNYFLEMF, from the coding sequence ATGATAAGTATTACTAATCAAATAGAACTTCGGTCGCTACGCTATTTTTTGGTGTTGGCCGAAATCTTGCATTATAGAAAAGCTGCCGAAATCCTTTATATTTCGCAGTCGGCCCTTAGTCAGCAAATAAAACAGTTGGAAGGAATTTTGGGAGTTTCGTTATTTGATAGAACCAATAGAAAGGTGGCCCTTAGTAGGCCTGGACAACTTTTGGTAAGGGAGGTACAGCTAGTACTGAAACAGTTGGACGATTCTATGGAACGTTGGCAGTTGTCCCAGGAAGGAGTAATGGGACAATTGAAAATTGGATTTGTAGGTTCTGCCATGCAGATGTATTTACCTACCATTATCAAGAGGTTTGGAAACACACATCCCAAGATTAATTTTTATTTGGAGGAACTTACAAATACCGAACAGATAAAGGCACTGGAACAGGAACAATTGGATATTGGTTTCATGCGTTCCAATAGGGTATCATCGGAGCTGATGATCAAATCTGTTTACCAGGAAAATTTTACCTTGGTTTTGCCCGAGGATCATGCTATTACCAAGGATAATTTTCAAAATATGGGGCAATTGTCTGAGGAGTCCTTTATCCTTTTTCCCAATGAAAATAGTCCAATGTATTTTCAGCAGATTCAGAATTTATGCACCGATTATGGATTTAGCCCACGAATTTCACACAAATCAATTCACGGTCCTACAATATTTAAGTTAGTGGAAAATGGCATGGGAATATCCATTGTTCCCAATTCGCTACGTGATGAGCATAATTATAGGATAAGATATTTGGAACTGGACCAGGTTCCTTATAAGACAGAACTTTTCGCTGCATGGAAAAAAAACAATACAAACCCTTCCCTAAACTATTTTCTGGAAATGTTTTAG
- a CDS encoding VCBS repeat-containing protein — protein sequence MEPYFKNFKFYIVLSMIFALQSCKYGIENKTEVIEIDEKTLFSSIPAMETGIQFINHIPESAAMNSMVYEYYYNGGGVAIGDIDNDGLPDIYFTANLEENKLYRNKGSFEFEDISKKAKVEGTFGWTTGVTMADVNADGWLDIYVCKSGKGKEENRENLLFINNKNGSFTEEAKKYGLNFSGYSTQASFFDFDKDGDLDMFLLNHNVTPITTNNPENFKLEKNYLSGDRLFRNDQGKFIDISSKAGILGNSLGFGLGVSIGDLNQDGWPDIYVANDYIEQDYLYYNNGNGTFSEGLKRSMGHTSHFSMGTDIADFNNDGLLDIISLDMVAEDNYGIKTSMSGMNPKAFQHAVNNGFHYQYMYNALQMNNGNGTFGDLAQLAGISNTDWSWGPLFADFDNDGLKDLFISNGLKRDFRNNDFRKYKIKRLEEAKKNGENMAQVIEELVNKTPQRKTHNYFFKNNGDLTFEKAMTHWGVDIPTFSNGSAYADLDLDGDLDLVISNIDEEATVLRNNSIANYLQFQFEGNDQNPFGVGTKILLETDEGLQIAENYPTRGYQSAVEPVLHFGLGQSKTIKNAIVTWPDGKSETITNPNINQKIRVGYKNAESVDQNPKSSISPIFKDITEVVKVKHAHIENEYDDFSGEILLPHKMSQFGPALAVGDANNDGLEDFFIGGAKGYAGGIYLQKENGTFASMNPSAWIMEKEYEDVDAHFFDADSDGDLDLYVVSGGNEREANSNMYQDRLYLNNGGQFKKSTDRLPKMSISGSTVKPFDFDEDGDLDLFVGSRMFPQKYPYAQTSKLLENVNGIFKDVTLEKAPALEDAGMITDAIWTDYDGDNKTDLILVGEWTGIKFYNYKNGQFELNPDILPQSKGWWNCIEASDMDGDGDIDFVVGNLGLNSKYKASKNAPFEVYSTDFDDNGTNDIVLGYYDQGDLFPSRGRECSSQQMPFIKEKFPTYDSFGSAKLHQVYDKEKLKEALHLKVISFASVYLENLGNGQFNNHNLPNEVQISAINNIHIQDFDGDGINDILVAGNLYQTEVETPRNDASIGMILKGSGTSMFTPVPFSKSGLFLNGDVKKIKAIRIGNAQNSSYLVAKNDDSLKLIGIR from the coding sequence ATGGAACCATATTTTAAAAATTTTAAATTCTATATTGTATTGTCAATGATTTTTGCGTTGCAATCCTGTAAATACGGGATAGAAAACAAAACCGAGGTAATTGAAATTGATGAAAAGACCTTGTTCTCCTCAATCCCGGCAATGGAGACAGGTATACAATTCATAAATCATATTCCTGAGAGCGCTGCTATGAACAGCATGGTCTATGAGTATTATTATAACGGTGGAGGTGTGGCAATCGGTGATATTGACAATGATGGGCTACCCGATATCTATTTTACCGCCAACCTTGAGGAGAATAAATTATATAGGAACAAAGGTAGTTTTGAGTTTGAGGACATTTCCAAAAAAGCAAAAGTAGAAGGAACATTTGGGTGGACCACAGGTGTTACTATGGCAGACGTAAATGCCGATGGCTGGTTGGATATCTACGTGTGCAAGTCGGGTAAGGGCAAGGAAGAAAACAGGGAAAATCTCTTATTCATAAATAATAAAAACGGCTCCTTTACCGAGGAAGCGAAGAAATACGGACTCAACTTTTCTGGTTATAGTACCCAAGCCTCCTTTTTCGATTTTGACAAGGACGGGGACTTGGATATGTTTTTGTTGAACCACAATGTAACTCCGATCACCACCAATAATCCTGAAAACTTCAAGCTAGAAAAGAACTACTTGTCCGGTGACCGATTATTCCGAAATGACCAAGGTAAATTTATTGATATTTCCAGTAAAGCCGGTATTTTAGGGAATTCACTGGGCTTCGGACTAGGGGTTTCCATAGGGGACCTAAATCAAGATGGATGGCCAGATATATATGTTGCCAATGATTATATAGAGCAGGATTACTTATACTACAATAATGGAAATGGAACATTTTCCGAAGGCCTAAAACGATCAATGGGACATACCTCCCATTTCTCAATGGGGACAGATATAGCCGATTTTAACAATGATGGCCTTTTGGACATTATTTCACTTGATATGGTGGCAGAGGATAATTACGGGATAAAAACCAGTATGAGCGGAATGAACCCAAAGGCTTTTCAACATGCCGTTAATAATGGGTTCCATTATCAGTATATGTACAATGCCTTACAAATGAACAATGGCAACGGAACTTTCGGAGACTTGGCCCAATTAGCCGGAATTTCGAATACAGATTGGAGTTGGGGTCCCCTTTTTGCCGATTTCGACAATGATGGGCTAAAGGACCTATTCATTTCCAACGGACTCAAAAGGGATTTCCGAAATAATGACTTTAGAAAATACAAAATTAAGCGCTTAGAGGAGGCCAAAAAAAATGGTGAGAATATGGCCCAAGTGATAGAGGAACTGGTAAATAAAACACCGCAGAGGAAAACCCACAACTATTTTTTCAAAAATAATGGCGACTTAACTTTTGAAAAAGCAATGACTCATTGGGGTGTGGACATACCAACTTTTTCCAACGGGTCGGCATATGCTGATCTAGACCTAGATGGGGATTTGGATTTGGTTATCAGCAACATCGATGAAGAAGCTACGGTTCTAAGAAACAATTCTATAGCAAACTATCTACAATTTCAGTTTGAAGGAAATGACCAAAATCCATTTGGAGTGGGCACTAAAATCCTATTAGAAACTGATGAAGGTCTTCAAATTGCAGAAAACTACCCCACAAGAGGCTATCAATCCGCGGTAGAGCCGGTACTGCATTTCGGATTGGGCCAATCTAAGACCATAAAAAATGCCATCGTTACGTGGCCAGATGGGAAAAGTGAAACAATAACGAATCCGAACATAAATCAAAAAATAAGGGTAGGATATAAGAATGCGGAAAGCGTTGATCAAAACCCTAAAAGCAGTATATCGCCCATTTTTAAAGATATCACAGAAGTTGTTAAAGTTAAGCATGCACATATTGAAAATGAATACGATGACTTTTCCGGTGAAATTCTCCTTCCCCACAAAATGTCCCAATTTGGTCCTGCCCTTGCCGTTGGGGATGCAAATAATGATGGCCTGGAGGATTTTTTCATAGGTGGCGCTAAGGGTTACGCTGGCGGTATTTATCTACAAAAGGAGAATGGAACTTTTGCATCTATGAATCCCAGTGCTTGGATCATGGAAAAGGAATACGAAGATGTGGATGCCCACTTTTTTGATGCCGACAGTGATGGAGACCTAGACCTATATGTAGTAAGCGGCGGAAATGAAAGGGAAGCCAATAGCAATATGTATCAAGACCGACTTTATCTTAATAATGGTGGACAATTCAAAAAATCGACGGATAGACTTCCCAAAATGAGTATTAGTGGCAGTACTGTAAAACCTTTCGATTTTGATGAAGACGGTGATTTGGATCTATTCGTCGGCAGCCGCATGTTTCCACAAAAATATCCCTACGCCCAGACCAGTAAATTATTGGAAAATGTTAATGGTATTTTTAAGGATGTTACTCTAGAAAAGGCACCTGCCCTTGAGGATGCAGGAATGATCACCGATGCCATATGGACGGATTATGACGGAGACAATAAAACAGATTTGATTTTAGTTGGGGAATGGACTGGCATTAAATTCTACAATTATAAAAATGGACAATTTGAGCTAAATCCAGACATTTTACCTCAAAGCAAGGGATGGTGGAATTGCATTGAAGCATCGGATATGGATGGTGATGGGGATATCGATTTCGTGGTAGGAAACTTGGGATTGAATTCCAAGTACAAAGCCTCCAAAAATGCCCCTTTTGAAGTGTACTCCACAGATTTTGACGATAATGGCACGAATGATATTGTTTTGGGATATTATGATCAAGGAGATTTATTTCCCTCACGAGGCCGTGAATGTTCCTCCCAGCAAATGCCTTTTATAAAAGAAAAATTTCCAACGTACGATAGTTTTGGTTCGGCCAAACTTCATCAGGTATATGACAAAGAAAAATTAAAAGAAGCCCTGCATCTGAAAGTCATTTCATTTGCATCTGTCTACTTGGAAAATTTAGGGAATGGTCAGTTCAATAACCATAACTTGCCCAATGAGGTACAGATATCGGCCATAAATAATATCCACATTCAAGATTTTGATGGCGATGGAATAAATGATATCCTGGTTGCAGGGAACTTGTACCAGACAGAGGTAGAAACCCCTAGAAACGATGCCAGTATAGGTATGATCCTAAAGGGATCGGGCACATCGATGTTCACGCCCGTGCCATTTTCTAAAAGTGGACTTTTCTTAAACGGTGACGTCAAGAAAATTAAGGCTATTAGAATTGGGAATGCACAAAATTCTTCTTACTTGGTTGCCAAGAACGATGATTCCCTAAAATTGATCGGCATTCGCTAA
- a CDS encoding RagB/SusD family nutrient uptake outer membrane protein has translation MKKNRYILIAFLTISSLISCSDDFIEVANKETLTDSSFWQTESHALQALTATYGALHGADGSKWTFFEEIYVAMAYRGDDIINNTAETYGRTLASFSNTTEESGPYNIWKAAYTGIGRANQILEKVPEMEALSQETKDVIVAEAKFLRAYYYFWLATGFENVPLLTNFEVDLDNLFPNQASKTEVWTQIEKDLAEAEPKLLLDHPTEWKGRATQGAAKALLGKAYLFQEKWGDAESKLAEVVGMDYDLLDNYADNFNGNSENGPESIFEVQFSGDRSNGNDERQVFNFEIAPAAFGGWELLFPSQWLVDEMKTDLDANGDPSQRVYESIFFDDPNSEMYSMEAGENIPYSDVALDLNHPKYFKKYSFNADEDFYNGTNITIIRFADVLLMYAEALNENNKTPEAIIEINKVRARSNAVPLGSMSKEALRDQIRHHERPVELAMEFGIRWFDLYRWQRGSTATESIKTTLLNHGKPNADNFTDKHIVYPIPLQELNINSNLNQNAGW, from the coding sequence ATGAAAAAAAATAGATATATACTGATTGCTTTTTTAACTATAAGCTCATTGATATCCTGTAGCGACGATTTTATAGAAGTGGCCAATAAGGAAACCTTGACCGATTCCAGTTTTTGGCAAACCGAAAGCCACGCCTTACAGGCGCTTACCGCAACTTATGGTGCCTTACACGGTGCCGATGGAAGCAAATGGACCTTTTTTGAAGAAATCTATGTTGCAATGGCATACCGCGGTGATGATATAATAAACAATACAGCAGAAACTTACGGGAGAACTCTTGCTAGTTTTAGCAATACCACAGAAGAAAGTGGGCCATATAACATTTGGAAAGCGGCCTATACAGGCATTGGCCGTGCCAATCAAATTCTGGAAAAAGTACCAGAAATGGAGGCCCTGTCACAGGAAACTAAGGATGTGATCGTAGCCGAGGCAAAATTCTTGAGAGCTTATTATTATTTTTGGTTGGCCACAGGGTTTGAAAACGTACCTCTTTTGACAAATTTTGAGGTGGATTTGGATAATTTATTTCCAAACCAAGCTTCTAAAACCGAGGTTTGGACACAAATAGAAAAGGACCTCGCAGAGGCAGAACCAAAATTGTTGTTAGATCACCCTACAGAATGGAAAGGTAGAGCTACCCAAGGTGCGGCCAAAGCACTGTTGGGCAAGGCATATCTATTTCAAGAGAAATGGGGCGATGCGGAATCAAAATTGGCAGAAGTTGTGGGCATGGATTATGATCTACTTGATAACTACGCAGATAACTTCAATGGGAATTCAGAAAATGGGCCAGAGAGTATTTTTGAAGTACAGTTTTCAGGTGATCGTTCCAATGGTAATGATGAACGCCAAGTTTTCAATTTTGAAATTGCCCCTGCTGCATTTGGTGGTTGGGAACTTTTATTTCCATCGCAGTGGCTTGTAGATGAAATGAAAACCGATCTCGATGCCAACGGTGACCCTAGTCAGCGGGTTTATGAAAGTATTTTCTTTGATGACCCCAATTCTGAAATGTACAGTATGGAAGCTGGAGAAAACATTCCCTACAGTGATGTGGCCTTGGATTTAAACCATCCAAAATATTTTAAAAAATACTCTTTCAATGCCGATGAAGACTTTTACAATGGCACTAATATTACTATCATCCGTTTTGCAGATGTGCTTTTAATGTATGCAGAGGCCTTAAATGAAAACAATAAGACTCCCGAAGCTATAATCGAGATAAATAAGGTAAGGGCCAGGAGTAATGCGGTTCCTTTGGGCAGCATGAGTAAAGAGGCATTAAGAGATCAGATCAGGCACCATGAACGTCCTGTAGAATTGGCCATGGAGTTTGGTATACGTTGGTTCGACCTATATAGATGGCAGCGTGGGAGTACTGCTACCGAATCCATCAAAACCACTTTGCTAAACCATGGCAAACCCAATGCGGACAATTTTACCGATAAGCATATTGTATACCCAATACCTTTGCAAGAATTGAATATCAATTCAAACCTTAATCAAAATGCAGGCTGGTAA
- a CDS encoding SusC/RagA family TonB-linked outer membrane protein, translating to MKKKQSKNQNHRFNGLFYLLFMLASFGFTTRSLAQSTVVSGTITDNTGVALPGASVIVKANQTIGVQSDFDGNYTIEVPGPETTLVFRYLGFVTKEVFVGNQTVINVNLEEDAQSLEEVILVGYGTQRQTEVTAAISSVDVAEIQKIPTADVGTSLQGQVAGLNVSTATGAPGADPVIRVRGLGTIGNNNPLFVIDGIPGELSYLNPADIENISILRDASAATIYGSRASNGVIIVTTKRGKTGEPRVTVNSYLSTQSVKNNVDVANRDQHNQIKLEAYSNVGETPAPYLTGNQQFSDSNWVEAYLQNAFEQKHDVGISGGTEKMKYSFSGGYFENSGTVINTGFDRLSTRFNMDFQLLNDRLKIAPGISYTRENTKGIFEPIGSGNASFSPFLDIYSQLPHKAIYDPNSTNGFATPAAGLGSGNPIGTTELEDRKNQDDYMQFNVAATLQIIEGLSYQFQYGTNIENTHFSDFIPTYNFGPQAVNENPFLTETRSRTTSWTLNNTLNYNKSFGMHDIDVLLGISREKSEFRSVGGSNNELASDQLLALSAGIGDESSYGFNSTNSLQSYFGRLSYDFDNKYYVQTSVRRDGSSRFGKTNKYGTFYSVSLGWAVHNEDFFSSDLISMLKPRFSYGTLGNQLIPEHLFLSRIASGGQQLNYPFGEGASQPIVVGAISTSLPTPDIRWEETATTNIGLDIGFLQNRIKGSFDYFISKTSDMLVSVPIPASSGITTFPLTNGGNLENKGWEFSTTYSSENNKDFSYDITANISGSRNKVTKLGVANESFTDGFIEFNNFPTTRTEVGGEIGRFYLFKADGIFQNQAEIDAHAIQPNAAPGDLRFLDTSGDGTLDDDDKQFLGSGLPDFEYGITLTGRYKNFDASMFFQGTQGNEIYNGVKMWLYRTDRQNMSPDLLNAWTPQNTGSSIPRNAFGDPNNNIRPSSYFLEDGSYFRLKNIQIGYTMPESVINKLTISKMRLYLTANNVFTVTDYSGFDPGLGNGGTFTKGVDRGFYPLSKSFILGINLSL from the coding sequence ATGAAAAAAAAACAATCAAAAAATCAAAACCATCGTTTTAACGGTCTGTTTTACTTGCTTTTTATGCTTGCTTCGTTCGGGTTTACCACTAGATCCCTTGCACAAAGCACCGTTGTAAGCGGAACTATTACAGATAATACTGGGGTAGCACTGCCAGGTGCCTCTGTTATCGTTAAAGCTAATCAAACCATTGGGGTACAGTCCGACTTTGACGGCAACTATACCATCGAGGTACCTGGACCGGAAACCACATTAGTTTTTAGATATCTTGGTTTTGTTACCAAGGAAGTATTTGTGGGCAACCAAACGGTAATAAATGTAAATCTGGAGGAGGATGCACAAAGTTTGGAAGAGGTGATTTTGGTAGGTTATGGCACCCAAAGACAAACCGAGGTAACTGCTGCCATTTCCTCTGTAGATGTGGCCGAAATCCAAAAAATTCCAACAGCGGATGTTGGAACCTCCCTTCAAGGGCAGGTTGCAGGACTCAATGTTTCTACTGCTACGGGAGCCCCTGGAGCGGATCCTGTTATTCGCGTAAGGGGACTAGGGACTATAGGAAACAACAATCCTTTATTTGTTATAGACGGAATACCAGGGGAATTGTCCTATCTAAATCCAGCGGATATAGAGAACATCAGTATCCTAAGGGATGCATCAGCAGCTACCATTTACGGCTCCAGAGCATCCAATGGAGTAATAATCGTAACCACAAAAAGGGGCAAAACAGGAGAACCAAGAGTTACCGTTAATTCCTATCTAAGTACACAATCCGTAAAGAACAATGTGGATGTGGCCAATAGGGATCAGCACAATCAAATAAAGTTGGAAGCGTATTCCAACGTTGGTGAGACCCCAGCACCCTATCTAACCGGTAATCAACAATTTTCCGATTCAAATTGGGTTGAAGCCTACTTGCAAAATGCTTTTGAGCAAAAACACGATGTGGGAATTTCCGGTGGAACGGAGAAAATGAAATACAGTTTCTCTGGCGGTTACTTTGAAAATTCCGGGACGGTCATCAATACTGGATTTGATAGATTGAGTACTCGTTTTAATATGGATTTTCAATTGCTCAACGATCGTCTTAAAATTGCTCCCGGCATTAGTTACACTAGGGAAAACACCAAAGGTATATTTGAGCCCATTGGAAGTGGAAACGCAAGTTTTTCACCGTTTTTGGACATTTATTCCCAATTACCCCACAAGGCCATATATGATCCAAACTCCACAAATGGATTTGCCACGCCTGCAGCTGGACTAGGATCTGGAAATCCTATTGGGACAACAGAATTGGAGGACCGCAAAAACCAGGATGACTATATGCAATTCAATGTTGCAGCTACACTTCAAATCATAGAAGGCCTAAGCTATCAATTTCAATATGGTACGAACATAGAAAATACACACTTCTCAGATTTTATACCAACATATAACTTTGGCCCACAGGCAGTAAATGAAAATCCGTTCCTTACCGAAACGAGATCCAGAACAACCAGTTGGACTTTAAACAACACTTTAAATTATAATAAATCATTTGGGATGCACGACATCGATGTACTGTTGGGTATTTCCAGAGAAAAAAGTGAGTTTAGATCTGTAGGCGGAAGTAACAATGAACTTGCCTCTGACCAACTATTGGCATTGAGTGCAGGTATAGGAGACGAATCTTCCTATGGATTTAATTCAACAAATTCATTACAATCCTATTTTGGAAGATTAAGTTATGACTTCGACAACAAATACTATGTACAGACAAGTGTAAGACGCGACGGATCTTCCCGATTTGGCAAAACCAATAAATATGGAACATTTTATTCCGTATCCTTGGGATGGGCAGTACATAATGAGGACTTTTTTTCTTCCGACCTGATCAGTATGTTAAAGCCAAGGTTTAGCTATGGAACTTTGGGGAATCAACTTATCCCAGAGCATTTATTTCTATCCAGGATTGCATCTGGCGGGCAACAGCTAAACTATCCATTTGGTGAAGGCGCCAGTCAGCCCATAGTTGTGGGTGCCATTAGTACTTCATTACCAACCCCGGACATAAGATGGGAAGAAACGGCAACAACAAATATCGGTTTGGATATTGGGTTCTTACAAAACCGTATTAAAGGTTCCTTTGATTATTTTATTTCCAAAACTTCTGATATGTTGGTATCGGTACCGATTCCTGCCAGTTCAGGTATTACAACTTTCCCCTTGACCAACGGTGGTAATCTGGAAAACAAAGGTTGGGAATTCTCGACTACTTATAGCAGTGAAAACAATAAGGATTTCTCTTATGATATAACTGCGAATATAAGTGGTTCCAGAAACAAGGTAACAAAACTTGGAGTTGCCAATGAATCCTTTACTGATGGTTTTATTGAATTCAACAATTTCCCGACTACGCGCACAGAAGTTGGAGGAGAAATTGGAAGGTTCTATTTATTTAAAGCTGATGGCATTTTTCAAAATCAGGCAGAAATTGATGCACATGCTATACAACCCAATGCTGCTCCCGGGGATTTAAGATTTTTGGATACTTCTGGGGATGGTACACTGGATGATGATGACAAACAGTTCTTGGGCAGTGGTCTTCCAGATTTCGAATATGGGATAACCCTTACTGGTCGCTATAAAAATTTCGATGCCAGTATGTTTTTTCAAGGTACACAAGGAAATGAAATTTACAACGGTGTAAAAATGTGGTTGTACAGAACCGATAGACAAAATATGTCTCCAGATTTATTAAATGCCTGGACACCCCAGAATACCGGAAGCTCTATTCCTAGAAATGCCTTTGGAGATCCTAACAACAATATTCGCCCTTCCAGTTACTTCTTGGAAGACGGCTCCTATTTTAGGTTAAAGAACATTCAGATAGGATATACCATGCCGGAATCGGTAATTAACAAATTGACTATTTCCAAAATGAGGTTATACCTTACTGCTAATAATGTATTTACGGTTACTGACTATTCTGGTTTCGATCCAGGACTTGGAAATGGAGGCACATTTACCAAGGGAGTGGACAGAGGATTTTACCCACTATCCAAATCATTTATTTTAGGTATAAACCTATCGCTTTAA
- a CDS encoding helix-turn-helix transcriptional regulator, whose amino-acid sequence MLLVIIAILIIASLWNNIKKKKAIYQQNQKLSIEKLKTQSLLRENLEHKLEFRMKELTNLALFISQRTSIYKDLTNSFKSLNSTDINQLKKDINRLIKEYTFKFDFNEDIQRFHTNVETLQSDFLFRIKEKYPHLTDKDIQLAVQVKLKLSSKEIANINNISSNSVEIGRHRLRKKLNIGKKENLVSFLENI is encoded by the coding sequence TTGTTATTAGTTATAATTGCAATTCTAATAATAGCTTCACTTTGGAATAATATAAAAAAGAAAAAAGCTATATACCAACAAAACCAAAAGCTGTCCATAGAAAAACTAAAAACACAATCGCTTTTAAGGGAGAACCTTGAGCACAAATTAGAATTTCGGATGAAAGAGCTTACAAATCTAGCTTTGTTTATATCCCAAAGAACATCTATTTACAAAGACCTTACAAATTCCTTTAAAAGCCTAAATTCTACTGATATTAATCAATTAAAAAAAGACATCAATAGACTCATAAAGGAATATACATTTAAGTTTGACTTTAATGAGGATATACAAAGATTTCATACTAACGTAGAAACGTTACAAAGCGATTTCTTATTTAGAATTAAAGAGAAATACCCTCATTTAACTGATAAAGATATTCAACTTGCCGTACAAGTTAAGCTCAAACTCAGCTCCAAAGAAATAGCAAACATTAATAATATTTCTTCGAATTCTGTTGAAATTGGTAGACATCGATTAAGGAAAAAGCTGAATATAGGTAAAAAAGAAAATCTTGTCAGTTTTCTCGAAAACATCTAA
- a CDS encoding transposase produces MKRTKFTESQIVKALRENEQGRSVGDISRELGIDKSTFYYWRKKYGGMEQQQLKRLKELEEENNRLKQMYADVSLDNKMLKDVLSKKF; encoded by the coding sequence ATGAAAAGAACAAAATTTACGGAAAGCCAGATTGTCAAGGCACTAAGGGAAAACGAACAGGGAAGATCCGTTGGCGATATTTCCAGGGAACTGGGTATCGACAAAAGTACATTTTACTACTGGCGCAAGAAATACGGAGGTATGGAGCAGCAGCAACTGAAACGTCTAAAGGAGCTCGAAGAAGAGAACAATAGGCTAAAACAAATGTATGCGGATGTTAGTCTGGACAATAAAATGTTAAAGGACGTTTTGTCAAAAAAGTTCTAA